CACGAATTCCGCTCCTAGAGAACGGCATATATCAGATATAGACACCGCTACCGTGGATTCGCCAACAGCCGTTTTGCCCATTCCGGGATTTGGCTGATGACCGGTCATGGCAGTGACCCTGTTATCCATAATAGTTACTGTGATATCCGCCTTATTATATACTGCATTGAGCAAGCCGTTCATGCCTGTGTGGAAGAACGTGGAATCACCGATGGAACAACATATAGGATGTTCCTCTCCTGCATGATATATTCCTGAAGATACAGTAATGCTTGCGCCCATACATAATGTAGTGTCTACAGCACCTGACTGTACTCCAAGAGTGTAGCAACCAATATCACTTGGATAAATTCCGTCTTTCCCAAAAACCTTCTTCATAACATGGAAAGCAGCTCTGTGGGCGCAACCGGGGCACAATACAGGAGGACGCGAAGGGAGTTGAAGGCCCACATCATTAACCTGCCGAGAAGGTTCAGGTAGCTCGAAAGCCTTTGAGATGGCATCCATACATATATCAACATTCAACTCCCCATGCCTGGGAACAAGACCCTCTAATTTCCCCAGAACCTTTACTCCGATACCATGCTTCTGTGCCATGATACGTATTTCATCTTCTAACACCGGCTCAAGTTCCTCTATCACAAGCACTGTGTCTGCATGCTCCAACATACCGGTAATCTTGTCCTCAGGAGCCGGATATGCACATATTTTTAGGAAAGATGCATCCAGACCTATTCTTTTTATGGCTTCCCTGGCATAGACAGAAGCTACGCCTGAAGATACAACACCTATTTTCGATCCTGTCTTGAGTTCAAGCTGGTTCCATGGGGAATTCTCAAGCTCTTTTCTGATGTCCTCGTACACCTGCAACACATAAGGATGTCTTAGCCTTGCATTCTTAGGCATCATTATCCATCTTTCAGGGATCTTTTCGAACTTTACCTGCGGCCTCTGTTCAGTTATATCCCCAAGTTCCACATCAGACTTGCCGTGAGAGATACGGGTAGTAGGTCTGAAAATAGCAGCCGTCTGGAACAAATTAGACAACCTGAAAGCATCCGGTATCATATCCTTTGCCTCCTGGGGATTTGAAGGATCAAAACAGGGCATCAGCGCGAACTGGGCATATTTACGAGTATCCTGTTCGTTTTGAGAGGAATGACATGAAGGATCATCCGCAGAGATTATTATCATTGAACCTTTAACACCCATATAAGAGAGGGTCATAAGTGGATCTGCAGCTACATTAAGACCCACGTGCTTCATGGTGACTACAGATCTTACACCTGCAATAGCAGCCCCTGCAGCCACTTCAAAGGCTACTTTTTCATTAACCGACCATTCCACATAGAAATCCCTGTTTTCCATTGCTGCCAGAGTATCTATGATCTCCGATGAAGGAGTGCCCGGATAACCAGCAATTACCTGGCCACCTCCTTCTACAATGCCCCGTGCTATAGCGACATTACCTAGCATGAATTCACGTGTGCTCATGTCAATCTCCTGCTACCCCTTACAGAGCAATTATTGATAAATATATCTAAAATTGGAAATGATGATCTAGTTAATTCATTATATACAGAGTTTTTATACGTGTCAGGCCATTATCGATAAGTATAAGACTTAAGAACTAATTGCAATATCAGTTAGTCTATAATCCGAAGAAAATGAGATATCCCTCTTTAAGGAACATGTTCAGGTGGTCCGATCCATGGTAACAGAGATAGAAGCAAAGGTGATCGAAGCTAAAAAAGCATCAATCACACTTGCAAGTGTGAGCACGGATATGAAGAACCGTGCACTTGAGGAGATGGCAAATGCGCTGGATATTAACAGGCAAGCCATACTTTCAGCTAATGTAAGAGACCTGGAAGCCGCTGAGAAAGCCCAGAGAAAAGGTGAACTTTCCCAGGCAATGGTAGACAGGCTTAAGGTCAGCGACAGTAAGATAGATGGTATGATGGCCGGCATCAGAGATGTGATACATCTCGAAGACCTCGTAGGAAGAACGATGAGTTCTCTTGAACTTGATAATGGTCTGGAGCTTTATCAGGTAAGCTGTCCGATCGGTCTGATCGGAGTTATATTTGAATCCAGACCGGATGTTGTTCCTCAGATAATGGCACTTTGTCTGAAAAGTGGTAATTCCACTGTGTTCAAAGGCGGAAGCGAGGCACTTAACTCGAACAGGACTATCTTCAATATATTGGTAGAAGCCATCGAGAAAGTCGAAGGCATACCAAAAGGAGCTTTCCAGCTCATGGAAACCAGGGAAGAGGTAATGGATATACTGGCCATGGACCCTTACATCGACCTGCTCATACCCAGAGGATCTAACTCCTTCGTAAAGTTTATCCAGGACAATACAAAAATACCAGTCCTTGGCCACGCCGATGGAATATGTCATGTATATGTGGATGATGAAGCTGACCTGGCAAAAGCCTATAATATCTGTTTCGATTCAAAAGTGCAGTATGCTGCCGTGTGCAATGCCATGGAAACTTTACTGGTACATGAAAAGATCGCAGAGAAATTTCTGCCTAAAATGGCTCAGATGCTGGAAGGTGCAAGTGTTGAATTGCGCTGCGACAATAGATCGTTTGAGATATTAGAACAGATAGACTTTATTAATAAACTAGTGCGTGCCATAGAAGAAGACTGGTCTACCGAGTATAATGACCTAATTCTGTCTATAAAAGTAGTCAACTCGATAGAAGAAGCTATTGAACATATCAATACTTATGGTTCCCACCACACTGATGCTATAGTTACCGAAAACAAGAAGAAAAAGAAAAAGTTCGCTGACTTTGTAGACTCCTCCAGCGTCATGATAAACGCATCTACAAGGTTTGCCGATGGTTTCAGATATGGTAAAGGAGCAGAAGTAGGTATAAGCACTAACAAGATACATGCCAGAGGACCTGTGGGCATGGAAGGTCTTATGATCTACAAATATGTGCTCATAGGAAACGGAGACAAAGTTGCCGACTATGTAGGACCAGCAGCAAAGGAATTCACTCACAAAGAGCTAAACAAAAAACTCTCCGATGTCATAACAGAAAATAAAGTGTGAAGAGGCAATGTTCTTGAGCAGCAGGAAAGAGCTTTTAGGCAACATAAACAAAATTGTGGTGAAAATAGGGACTACATCAATAAACCAGGATGATGGTAAAATTAGCCCGGCTTTCTTAGACTCTATAGCTTCCCAAGTTTCCAACCTGCATAATGCCGGCAAAAAAGTGATAATAGTAAGCTCTGGCTCTATTGGACTTGGCGTGGATGTACTGGACCTTGACTCAAGACCACGGGAAATACCTGTAAGACAAGCTGCAGCAGCTGTTGGACAGAGCATACTCATGCAGGAATGGAGTAAAGCCTTCAGCAAGTATGGACTGAAAGTAGCTCAGTTGCTCCTTACTTATGATTCCTTTTCTAACAGATTAACATACCTCAATCTCAGGAACAGTATGCACACCCTCCTTAGTTACGGAGTTATCCCCATCATAAATGAGAATGACCCAATATGCGTACATGAGATAGAAGCTACTTTTGGGGATAATGACAAGCTCTCTGCCATGGTTGCAAGTAAAACAGAAGCAGAGCTTCTGATAATCCTCTCGGATATTGACGGGCTCTATGACAAGAATCCACACAACAATCATGGTGCTAAACTGCTCCACCTTGTAGAAGAGATTACTCCTGAAGTGGAAAGCTATGGAGGAAATCCAACAAGCCTTAAGGGCGTGGGAGGCATGCGAACAAAGATAATGGCTGCCAAGATCTGCGGCCTTTCCGGATGCCACACGATGATCGCTAGCAGCAGAGAAAAAGATATCTTGCTCAGGTTGCTAGATGGTGAGGAAATAGGTACGCTATTCATGGCGAACAAGGAAGTCCACACAAACAGAATACGCTGGATCTTATTATCAAAATCCTGCGGTTCAGTGGAAGTTGACGAGGGTGCAAAAGAAGCCATTGAGAATAGTATGAGTCTCTTACCTTCCGGAATAACTAATGTTGAAGGTGATTTCAGAAGAGGGGATATCATCGAAATTAAATCCAGAGGAGAAGTCTTTGCGAAAGGTATCACTGATTACTCATCAACTGAGCTTGCAAAGATAAAAGGTCAACACACAAACCAGATAATAGATATCCTTGGATACAAGAATTACAACCATGTGATCAAAAAAGAGAACATTGGACTGTACTGAAGATCACTTCGCTTTCTCCGGATCTCTTCTATGGCTAAATAAAACAAAAAAATTTTATTTTTATTTTGGTAGCACTCCATAAATTATAACTTCAAGAACAACATAAGCAGCCTCATAGGGTAGAAAGTGGCTTTATGGAAAACGATTTACTTAAAGATTTGAAAGAAGCCGTTCTGGAAAGTATAAGTCCAAAAACTGAAGAAAGAGCTTATCTGAAAGAGATCGCAGAATTGCTTATAAAAAAAATTGATCGTATAGCCTGCTCAATGAACCTGAAGGATGTTTCTGCAAAACTGGTTGGTTCAGCTGCCAGAAATACCTGGATATCGGGTACACATGACCTGGACATATTTATTATGTTCCCTGGCGATGCCAGCCGGGCAGAGCTTGAAAAAAAAGGACTGATCATCGCAAGAATGATAGCTGAAGAATCCGAGAGTTTTGAAGAACGCTATGCAGAACATCCTTACATAAATATGAGATATAGAGGGTTCGATGTGGACATTGTTCCCTGTTTCAGAGTGGATTCGGCCTCTTGCATAAGGTCTGCTGTAGATAGAACACCTTTTCATAACGAATTTATAAAAGAGAATATTCAGGGACTTGAAAAAGAGGTACTGCTCTTAAAACAGTTCATGAAAGGAACAGGTGTATATGGTTCAGAACTTAGAACACAGGGTTTCTCAGGTTACCTCACAGAGCTGCTTGTGATAAAATATGGTTCTTTCGAAAATGTGATCAGATCTGCCTGCGACTGGCAGCCTGGAACATATATTGACCTTAATTCTCATGGAATTATGAAACATAAAGAACCACTTATTATGGTAGATCCCACTGATCCGAAACGTAATGTTGCTGCCGCCCTGTCGCTGGATAAATTCTGCATGTTCATTGATTCATGCAGGGAATTTGTATTGCACCCTTCATTGGATATCTTTTTCCCACGAGCAGTGATACAAATTGATGACATGAAACTTTTCCAGAAACTGAAATCACGTGGTACCGCTTTTATTGCCATAACATTCAAAACACCTGATGTAGTGGAAGATGTGCTGTATCCACAATTGTATAAGATGGAGCAGGCAGTTGTTGCATTGCTCGAAGAGCATGAATTCAAGGTTCTGAATAAAGGATCATGGGCAGGACAAAACACAGTGGTCTTACTGGAACTCATATCTGCCAACCTTCCAGCCTTGAGTAAGCACAGGGGCCCACCCGTATGGGTACATCAACATGCCGAAAGCTTCAAAAACAAATATATGGCTGCAGAAGACGTTTTTACATTCTATATCGAAAATGGTATCTATGTAGCAGAAGTTCCCCGGAAATACCCGGATGCATATTTACTTTTAAAAGAAAGACTTACTTCGTGTTCTATAGGCAAACAGGTCAGCTTTGCAGTAAAAGATGGATTTAAGGTGCTGAGAGGCAGTGAAATATGCAGTATTCAGGACCCGAGCTTGAAATTGTTCCTGATGAACTGGCCAGGGATCTAATATAGATGACTTTTTTTATATTTAAAGCAGTATTCATTATTACCAATTCAACTATTAAATAGTAGAAGATCATTTTTAGAAAAGGGTGATATTATGATATGGGTATTTTCTTCACTTACGGATGAACAGATAAAATCTATCAAAGAACTGGAAGGGAAAATGGGTGTAACATTGTTGGCTTTTTCGGGAATTAAAACCAAGTATGCTGACATTTCCGAAGAAGATCTTAAACTTCTCCTTCAAGCTGAAAAGGACATTGGGGTTTCATTGGTTGCAGTTAATGTGTAATGAAAAAGAAGGAAAATAGTTGCAATTTAAACCTTGCAACTTGCCTTTATTCAACAGTTTGATCATGCCTTTATGAGCCCCTCAAATCCATATTTAAGCAATTATTTAGCTTCAATTCAGGCATTCTATGATAGACGTCTATTTTTTATTGACGACACTGCAGTAAGTCTTAAGAAGAAAGCATGACCTGCTCCCAACATCTGATGCTTTAACATCTTAATAGAGATCAGAAAACAAACATATAAGAAAGTGTAGAAAATAATATAGCATAGTAATATACTTGTAATCTATAGAACCAAAGACTAAAGATCATGGACTGAAAAACAAAGAAAAATATGAATAATATATCTCTTAAAGGAGGATTTTTCATGGGGAGAAAAAACAATCTGTTCCACAGGGCATGTATTGTATTGATGCTACTTTTTGTATCATCGTTTGTTGCTTGCGGGGTATCAGTTGCAGCGGAAGATACAAACGACATGGTCAACAGTGATATAGACCTGCAGATCTCTGAACAGCCGAACAAGAATAATATGACAGAGGCTGAAGAGAAGTTGAGCACGGATCTGCTTGAACTTCTGAGAACAACAAGACCAGGATCATCAACCGGAGCTATTATTAACTCAGATGAACAGGACCTTGTACATGTATATGTTTACCTGTATAAAGGTAACAACACCGATGTTATAGCACCTATAGTACAGGAGATCACCAACTGGGACGAGGAAACTTCAGTAGCTGTTGCATGGGTAAGTGTAAACAGGCTGGAAGAGCTTGCCTTGCTTGAAGAAGTAAAAAACATAAGAACGGTAATTCCTCCTGTAGTGAATAATGGTTCTGCTACAAACGAAGATAACATAAGTACTGATGCTGAAAAGGGTAACTATCTTGAAGACGGGAACTGGATAAAAATAATAGGGGTACTCCTTTTTACTGCAATAGTATTTAAAAAGAGATCTGAATGACAGTGTTTTATGCTGCTCCCCTCAGCAGTGTTTTTCATCAGATCACCTTTCTTTTATCAAATCACTTTAACCCTTCAAGTCTTTTCTGATAGAACAGATATTGCTGTGCATAACCACAGTACTTGCCAAAGTACATTCTGCCCCACATACCGATCTTGGTCTTGCTCATACCACCCTTGAAGAAGTCCTGGTTGCCATAGTAGGTCCTGATCACCTTTTCAACATGTGTGTCCACTGGAAAAGCTTCCATTTTCTCAAAAGCGAAGAGAAGGATACAATCTGCCACTTTCTCGCCTACACCATCAAGCGTCATTAGCTTCTTTTTAGCAGCCTCGTAGTCAAGTTCAAAAAGCTCGGCAAGGTCGATATCCCCATTAACTACCTGTACCGCTGCCTTTCTTATACGATTTGTTCTAAAACCCAGTCTGCAATCGCACAGATCGGAATCACATGCTATCGCTAATGAGTCTGGTTTTGGAAAACTATAATAGCCATCAGCAATTTCCTCACCAAAAATTCTAGATAGCTTGAAAATGCCATTTTTTATATTGGGAATGCTCCAGGCAGTGGCAAGAAGATATGATATCAAACATTCCCATGGGTCCTGCCGGATAAGGCGCATTCCCCTGTAACCGCTGATAGCTTCAGCCATGTATTTATCTTTATTTACAGCTTCCATTATACTGTTAAGATCATCATCAAATCGGAAATAATTAAGGAAAAAATCCTTCGGCAATATGGAATCGATGTGTACAGCACCTGTTTGTATGTCCTGCCAGGTACGTACCACATCCCCCCGGACGACACCTGTCCATACATCACCAACCTTGTCCCATCTGAAAACCTGGCCACAATCCAGTGTATAGTCCAGATTGAAATCATCACACTGTAGAGTATGCATTGTTCTCACCTTACTTTTTCCGCAGTTCCAGCTCCCTGAGAAACATTGAAGCGGTTACAGTATCTCCAAGACCCACAGTGGAAACAGGATCATCAGTAAGCAGAGCAGGTATCATGCACACCTGATACTCATTATAAGTTCCTGCTGCACCACGACCTAACTGAACAGCTGCTGTTGCTTCAATGAATCGCTGCATCTGACCAAGACCAATTTCGCTTTCCTTCATATCTGAAGACATTGACCATAGTTTATTTCGATCATGAAGCTGGCCAGTAGATGCAAAAACTCCTGCACATGCCACACCGAAACCCATAGCTTCAAGCTGCTCTTCCGGCAAAATGTCTTTCTGGGAAGATATGCTTAAGATATATTCCCTGGTGTGAACTATCATTTTCCGAAGACCTGAAGCCACAATACTACGCCTTGCAGCTTCCATTAAGGAAAAAACTTCCATCCGCAATATTTTGGCTGCATCCACCTGATGTATGGAAGTTAACATGGCAAGCTCATCTTCATTCATACCTATAGAACTTACAAGAGGTGATATCCTGGAAAACACATCCTGGGCGAGAACCGGATTACTAAAATGACCAAATTCAGCATGTATTGACATGTCATTGTTCATGTGACCCCACACATTTAACTGTTCCATTACTTTGTTGAGTTTGTCCCTGAAAGTAGAACCATCGGGATAGGACTCAAGCATCATGTGGAAGCCCGATATAAGAAGACCATCCATTTCACCCGCATGCCTGATGGCATATTCTTCGAAGCAAGGATTGACCAGAAGAGACATGTTCATAATGTCATAAGTAGCTATGAAACGGTTCTCCCTTGGTACTGTAAAATGTACATTCCCCCATGCCACCTTATCCCCTTTTTTGAAATCGAACACAAAATGTATGGGCTCATCTTCTTCACA
This DNA window, taken from Methanomethylovorans hollandica DSM 15978, encodes the following:
- a CDS encoding glutamate-5-semialdehyde dehydrogenase encodes the protein MVRSMVTEIEAKVIEAKKASITLASVSTDMKNRALEEMANALDINRQAILSANVRDLEAAEKAQRKGELSQAMVDRLKVSDSKIDGMMAGIRDVIHLEDLVGRTMSSLELDNGLELYQVSCPIGLIGVIFESRPDVVPQIMALCLKSGNSTVFKGGSEALNSNRTIFNILVEAIEKVEGIPKGAFQLMETREEVMDILAMDPYIDLLIPRGSNSFVKFIQDNTKIPVLGHADGICHVYVDDEADLAKAYNICFDSKVQYAAVCNAMETLLVHEKIAEKFLPKMAQMLEGASVELRCDNRSFEILEQIDFINKLVRAIEEDWSTEYNDLILSIKVVNSIEEAIEHINTYGSHHTDAIVTENKKKKKKFADFVDSSSVMINASTRFADGFRYGKGAEVGISTNKIHARGPVGMEGLMIYKYVLIGNGDKVADYVGPAAKEFTHKELNKKLSDVITENKV
- the iorA gene encoding indolepyruvate ferredoxin oxidoreductase subunit alpha yields the protein MSTREFMLGNVAIARGIVEGGGQVIAGYPGTPSSEIIDTLAAMENRDFYVEWSVNEKVAFEVAAGAAIAGVRSVVTMKHVGLNVAADPLMTLSYMGVKGSMIIISADDPSCHSSQNEQDTRKYAQFALMPCFDPSNPQEAKDMIPDAFRLSNLFQTAAIFRPTTRISHGKSDVELGDITEQRPQVKFEKIPERWIMMPKNARLRHPYVLQVYEDIRKELENSPWNQLELKTGSKIGVVSSGVASVYAREAIKRIGLDASFLKICAYPAPEDKITGMLEHADTVLVIEELEPVLEDEIRIMAQKHGIGVKVLGKLEGLVPRHGELNVDICMDAISKAFELPEPSRQVNDVGLQLPSRPPVLCPGCAHRAAFHVMKKVFGKDGIYPSDIGCYTLGVQSGAVDTTLCMGASITVSSGIYHAGEEHPICCSIGDSTFFHTGMNGLLNAVYNKADITVTIMDNRVTAMTGHQPNPGMGKTAVGESTVAVSISDICRSLGAEFVEVVDPYDLASTEDVFRRSRDYKGTSVVIARQPCVIDLRRSGARKPAFSVDQEKCTGCKSCVRFGCPATEFDNELKRARINNMCTGCGVCAQICKFGAILEVKR
- a CDS encoding ADP-dependent glucokinase/phosphofructokinase → MKILCAYNANIDALYSITGAEVSDMLASEDAAELVEKIATPTGVINSMSDLLAGLLICMKEGTGAEWLVHRPEAFKLLKDKFINGSRLRMGGNMGIMANVLSEMGAELVIANVVKPTKRQLSFFSKKAVLIPGDGTYSQETRCEEDEPIHFVFDFKKGDKVAWGNVHFTVPRENRFIATYDIMNMSLLVNPCFEEYAIRHAGEMDGLLISGFHMMLESYPDGSTFRDKLNKVMEQLNVWGHMNNDMSIHAEFGHFSNPVLAQDVFSRISPLVSSIGMNEDELAMLTSIHQVDAAKILRMEVFSLMEAARRSIVASGLRKMIVHTREYILSISSQKDILPEEQLEAMGFGVACAGVFASTGQLHDRNKLWSMSSDMKESEIGLGQMQRFIEATAAVQLGRGAAGTYNEYQVCMIPALLTDDPVSTVGLGDTVTASMFLRELELRKK
- a CDS encoding DNA-3-methyladenine glycosylase family protein, with translation MHTLQCDDFNLDYTLDCGQVFRWDKVGDVWTGVVRGDVVRTWQDIQTGAVHIDSILPKDFFLNYFRFDDDLNSIMEAVNKDKYMAEAISGYRGMRLIRQDPWECLISYLLATAWSIPNIKNGIFKLSRIFGEEIADGYYSFPKPDSLAIACDSDLCDCRLGFRTNRIRKAAVQVVNGDIDLAELFELDYEAAKKKLMTLDGVGEKVADCILLFAFEKMEAFPVDTHVEKVIRTYYGNQDFFKGGMSKTKIGMWGRMYFGKYCGYAQQYLFYQKRLEGLK
- the cca gene encoding CCA tRNA nucleotidyltransferase, translating into MENDLLKDLKEAVLESISPKTEERAYLKEIAELLIKKIDRIACSMNLKDVSAKLVGSAARNTWISGTHDLDIFIMFPGDASRAELEKKGLIIARMIAEESESFEERYAEHPYINMRYRGFDVDIVPCFRVDSASCIRSAVDRTPFHNEFIKENIQGLEKEVLLLKQFMKGTGVYGSELRTQGFSGYLTELLVIKYGSFENVIRSACDWQPGTYIDLNSHGIMKHKEPLIMVDPTDPKRNVAAALSLDKFCMFIDSCREFVLHPSLDIFFPRAVIQIDDMKLFQKLKSRGTAFIAITFKTPDVVEDVLYPQLYKMEQAVVALLEEHEFKVLNKGSWAGQNTVVLLELISANLPALSKHRGPPVWVHQHAESFKNKYMAAEDVFTFYIENGIYVAEVPRKYPDAYLLLKERLTSCSIGKQVSFAVKDGFKVLRGSEICSIQDPSLKLFLMNWPGI
- the proB gene encoding glutamate 5-kinase, with the protein product MSSRKELLGNINKIVVKIGTTSINQDDGKISPAFLDSIASQVSNLHNAGKKVIIVSSGSIGLGVDVLDLDSRPREIPVRQAAAAVGQSILMQEWSKAFSKYGLKVAQLLLTYDSFSNRLTYLNLRNSMHTLLSYGVIPIINENDPICVHEIEATFGDNDKLSAMVASKTEAELLIILSDIDGLYDKNPHNNHGAKLLHLVEEITPEVESYGGNPTSLKGVGGMRTKIMAAKICGLSGCHTMIASSREKDILLRLLDGEEIGTLFMANKEVHTNRIRWILLSKSCGSVEVDEGAKEAIENSMSLLPSGITNVEGDFRRGDIIEIKSRGEVFAKGITDYSSTELAKIKGQHTNQIIDILGYKNYNHVIKKENIGLY